One part of the Bacillus sp. FJAT-27916 genome encodes these proteins:
- the qoxB gene encoding cytochrome aa3 quinol oxidase subunit I yields MKWDEFFVTGDPLIYGAMVSIVVATLAILITLAVTKRYGWLWREWLTTVDHKRIGIMYILAALLMLFRGGVDALMMRLQLATPDMAFLASQHYNEVFSTHGTIMILFMAMPFVLGMMNLVVPLQIGARDVAFPVLNAVSFWLFFAGAMLYNLSFVIGGSPDAGWSAYFPLASNEFSASVGHNYYSIAIQLSGLGTLMTGINFIVTIMKMRAPGMKLWKMPMFTWATLITCIIILFAFPAFTVSLAQMMFDRLFGTQFFAMSNGGMDMLWANNFWIWGHPEVYIVVLPAFGIFSDVISTFARRNIYGYKSMIFSMFAISILSFLVWAHHFYTMGHSAAVNDFFAIATMAIAVPTGIKIFNWLFTLYKGKIVFPTAMLFSLAFIPIFTIGGITGVMLAMASADYQYHNTMFLVAHFHYVLIPGTVFGMLAGVYYWFPKLFGFRLNEKIGKISFWLIAIFFNVTFLPLFYLGLDGMARRMYTYSAATGYGPLNLVSSIGAVFLATGFALIFYNVIYSALKSPREHLADPWDGRTLEWSIPSPAPFYNFAVTPEIQSEEPVWDYKRKGIPIYRDKITPIHMPSNSGKPVIMGIFFFLWGFCMVFSWWIPSIIFGAAVFIILATRSFERDHGYYVPVDEIIATENKLRGENQ; encoded by the coding sequence ATGAAATGGGATGAGTTTTTTGTTACAGGCGATCCGCTTATATATGGCGCAATGGTCAGTATCGTTGTGGCCACATTAGCCATCTTGATTACATTGGCCGTAACGAAAAGATACGGCTGGCTATGGCGGGAATGGCTGACAACTGTTGACCATAAACGCATTGGCATCATGTATATCCTAGCTGCACTCTTGATGCTTTTCCGCGGCGGTGTCGATGCACTAATGATGCGTCTTCAGCTTGCGACACCTGATATGGCATTCTTGGCTTCACAGCACTATAACGAAGTTTTTTCAACTCACGGAACGATTATGATTTTGTTCATGGCTATGCCCTTTGTGCTTGGCATGATGAACCTAGTGGTCCCGCTGCAAATCGGGGCAAGAGATGTTGCGTTCCCTGTTTTGAACGCAGTCAGCTTCTGGCTATTCTTTGCAGGGGCGATGCTTTATAATTTATCCTTTGTCATCGGCGGTTCACCAGATGCCGGCTGGAGTGCTTATTTCCCGCTTGCTAGCAATGAATTCAGCGCAAGTGTCGGACATAACTACTACTCCATTGCCATTCAGCTCTCCGGTCTAGGAACATTGATGACTGGGATTAACTTTATCGTAACGATTATGAAAATGAGAGCACCAGGCATGAAACTTTGGAAAATGCCGATGTTTACATGGGCAACATTAATTACATGCATTATTATTTTATTTGCTTTCCCTGCTTTTACCGTTTCCCTAGCCCAAATGATGTTTGATCGTCTATTCGGCACACAGTTCTTTGCCATGTCTAATGGCGGGATGGATATGCTTTGGGCCAATAACTTCTGGATTTGGGGACATCCTGAGGTATATATCGTTGTCCTCCCTGCATTTGGGATCTTTAGCGATGTCATTTCAACCTTTGCACGGAGAAATATTTATGGATATAAATCCATGATATTCAGTATGTTCGCCATTTCCATCTTGTCATTCCTTGTCTGGGCCCACCATTTCTATACAATGGGCCACAGTGCAGCTGTCAATGACTTCTTCGCCATTGCGACTATGGCCATTGCAGTGCCGACAGGAATCAAAATCTTTAACTGGTTGTTCACTCTATATAAAGGCAAGATTGTCTTCCCTACGGCGATGCTGTTCTCTCTCGCCTTCATTCCAATCTTTACGATTGGCGGGATAACAGGTGTCATGCTCGCGATGGCAAGTGCGGATTACCAATATCATAATACGATGTTCCTGGTTGCCCACTTCCATTACGTGCTCATTCCTGGTACAGTATTCGGTATGCTTGCCGGGGTTTATTATTGGTTCCCGAAACTTTTCGGCTTCCGCTTGAATGAGAAAATTGGCAAGATCAGCTTCTGGCTTATCGCGATTTTCTTTAATGTGACCTTCTTGCCATTGTTCTATCTAGGTCTCGATGGGATGGCTCGCCGGATGTACACCTATTCTGCGGCAACTGGATATGGTCCGCTCAATCTTGTGTCATCAATCGGTGCCGTCTTCTTGGCAACAGGATTTGCGCTCATTTTCTACAATGTCATCTATAGTGCACTTAAGAGTCCTAGAGAGCATCTTGCTGACCCGTGGGATGGACGGACACTTGAATGGTCAATCCCAAGCCCGGCACCATTTTATAACTTTGCCGTAACCCCTGAGATTCAATCAGAAGAGCCGGTCTGGGATTATAAGAGAAAAGGCATCCCAATCTATCGGGATAAAATAACGCCGATACACATGCCTAGCAACTCAGGAAAACCGGTTATCATGGGAATCTTCTTCTTCTTGTGGGGCTTCTGCATGGTATTTAGCTGGTGGATTCCATCAATCATTTTCGGAGCGGCTGTATTCATCATCTTAGCCACCCGTTCCTTTGAACGTGACCATGGCTATTATGTACCAGTAGATGAGATTATCGCAACCGAAAACAAGCTGAGAGGTGAGAACCAATGA
- the qoxC gene encoding cytochrome aa3 quinol oxidase subunit III translates to MKVDTSLPLEYSTEENRLKIFGFWLFLGAEIALFSMLFATYFTLVNGTGDGPTASEIFELKPVIAETFVLLTSSFTCGLAVHSMRLNYKKPMMTFFIITMCLGLVFLGVEIMEFVTYVGEGATMQTSGFLSSLFMLLGTHGAHVTFGLFWGLCILIQVVREGFTAHTANKFFIYSLYWHFLDVVWIFIFSFVYLKGMI, encoded by the coding sequence ATGAAGGTAGATACTAGCCTGCCATTAGAATATAGCACCGAAGAGAATCGCTTGAAAATCTTTGGATTCTGGCTCTTTCTTGGAGCAGAGATTGCCTTGTTCTCTATGCTGTTTGCCACCTATTTCACCTTGGTCAACGGAACAGGCGATGGACCGACAGCATCAGAAATATTCGAGCTCAAACCCGTTATTGCAGAAACCTTTGTTCTCTTGACGAGCAGCTTTACATGCGGATTGGCGGTTCACAGCATGCGCTTGAACTATAAAAAACCGATGATGACCTTCTTTATCATCACCATGTGTCTTGGTCTTGTCTTCCTTGGCGTTGAAATCATGGAATTTGTCACCTATGTCGGTGAAGGAGCGACCATGCAGACTAGCGGTTTCCTATCAAGCTTGTTCATGCTCCTTGGTACACATGGCGCTCATGTCACATTCGGTTTGTTCTGGGGATTATGTATCCTCATTCAAGTTGTACGTGAGGGCTTTACTGCTCATACAGCGAACAAATTCTTTATTTATTCACTGTATTGGCACTTCCTTGATGTTGTCTGGATTTTCATTTTCAGCTTCGTTTATTTGAAAGGGATGATTTAA
- the qoxD gene encoding cytochrome aa3 quinol oxidase subunit IV, whose protein sequence is MKQLFPIKHVMGYLLSLVLTFIALSVAYYDVSYATGMGILSITAIIQASVQLFLFMHVSESSDKHTVYLNIIFAIFIALVIVFGTLFTMIWGHAGH, encoded by the coding sequence GTGAAGCAGCTTTTTCCGATTAAGCATGTCATGGGATATCTCTTATCCCTTGTCTTGACTTTCATAGCCCTTTCCGTCGCCTATTACGACGTATCCTATGCGACTGGGATGGGAATCTTAAGCATAACGGCGATCATTCAGGCCAGCGTGCAGCTCTTCTTGTTCATGCATGTCAGTGAATCCTCAGACAAGCATACTGTCTATCTCAATATCATTTTTGCCATCTTTATCGCGCTCGTCATTGTCTTTGGAACCCTGTTTACAATGATTTGGGGACATGCAGGACATTAA
- a CDS encoding manganese catalase family protein → MWFYEKKLQYPVRVSTCNPTLAKYLIEQYGGADGELAAALRYMNQRYTIPDPVVGLLNDIATEELSHLEMIATMVYKLTKDATPQQLRDAGLGDHYVNHDSALYYHNAAGVPFTASYIQAKGDPIADLYEDIAAEEKARATYQWIINMSDDPDLNDGLRFLREREIVHSQRFREAVEIIIEDRGKKKIF, encoded by the coding sequence ATGTGGTTCTATGAAAAGAAATTGCAATATCCTGTGCGGGTGAGCACATGTAATCCCACATTGGCTAAATACTTAATTGAGCAATACGGCGGGGCCGATGGAGAGCTCGCTGCTGCCCTTCGTTATATGAATCAGCGTTATACCATTCCTGATCCTGTAGTCGGTTTGCTGAACGATATTGCCACCGAAGAGCTTAGTCACTTAGAAATGATTGCAACAATGGTATATAAACTGACAAAGGATGCAACGCCTCAGCAATTGCGTGATGCAGGCCTCGGCGATCATTACGTGAACCATGATTCTGCTCTCTATTATCATAATGCCGCTGGTGTCCCGTTTACAGCATCTTATATCCAGGCGAAAGGGGATCCGATTGCCGACCTTTATGAGGATATTGCTGCAGAGGAAAAGGCAAGAGCAACGTATCAATGGATCATCAATATGTCAGATGACCCTGATTTGAATGATGGGCTTCGTTTCCTGCGTGAGAGGGAGATTGTCCACTCTCAGCGTTTTCGTGAAGCGGTGGAAATTATTATTGAGGACCGAGGCAAGAAAAAGATTTTCTAA
- a CDS encoding spore coat protein CotJB, producing the protein MKQQLPDEFYQLLEEIQALDFAIVELTLYLDTHPKDLERMQQFNELAHQSKQLKQQFESKYGPLQQFGNSYTDANWGWGTYPWPWQI; encoded by the coding sequence ATGAAGCAGCAATTGCCGGATGAGTTCTATCAGTTGCTAGAAGAAATTCAGGCACTTGATTTTGCCATCGTCGAATTGACCCTTTACCTTGACACACATCCGAAGGACCTTGAAAGAATGCAGCAATTTAACGAGCTTGCTCATCAATCGAAGCAATTGAAGCAGCAGTTCGAATCCAAGTACGGTCCGCTTCAGCAATTCGGAAATAGTTACACAGACGCCAACTGGGGCTGGGGAACGTATCCATGGCCATGGCAAATTTAA
- a CDS encoding spore coat associated protein CotJA has protein sequence MSEQNREPFTSMKAYTPFHSRFDPCPPIGKKYYSTPPNLYLGFQPPNLEQFTPREALKRGTLWKALYEYYENPYEGKRR, from the coding sequence ATGTCAGAGCAGAATAGAGAGCCGTTCACCTCAATGAAGGCATATACGCCATTCCATAGCCGATTTGACCCGTGTCCGCCGATCGGGAAGAAATATTATTCGACACCCCCTAATCTGTATTTAGGATTTCAGCCGCCTAATCTTGAACAATTTACCCCGAGAGAAGCTTTGAAGAGAGGAACCCTTTGGAAAGCCCTGTATGAATATTATGAGAATCCGTATGAAGGGAAAAGGAGGTAG
- a CDS encoding VOC family protein, with protein sequence MSFKAFDHVLLAMPKGGEDRARDFYHGILGLEMIEKPAELAKRGGIWFKFNDYELHLGVEEAFIPAKKAHPAFRAEELEIVKAHLSESGISYIEDVELPDANRIFLEDPFGNRLEIVERISH encoded by the coding sequence ATGTCTTTTAAAGCGTTCGATCATGTTTTGCTGGCAATGCCAAAAGGTGGAGAAGACAGGGCACGTGATTTTTATCATGGCATACTTGGGTTAGAGATGATTGAAAAACCAGCGGAATTAGCGAAACGTGGCGGTATATGGTTTAAATTCAATGACTATGAGCTCCATCTGGGAGTTGAAGAAGCATTTATTCCGGCCAAAAAAGCTCATCCAGCCTTTCGAGCAGAGGAGCTTGAGATAGTAAAGGCACATTTGTCGGAATCAGGTATTTCGTATATTGAGGACGTTGAATTGCCGGACGCCAATCGAATCTTTCTTGAAGATCCTTTTGGGAATCGGCTCGAGATAGTAGAGCGAATCTCTCATTAA